A single window of Gammaproteobacteria bacterium DNA harbors:
- a CDS encoding DUF2065 domain-containing protein, producing the protein MWDSLAGALALLLIIEGMLPFLSPAWLRKSLSQIAQMDDRTLRTVGFISMLVGLALLYFVR; encoded by the coding sequence ATGTGGGATAGCCTGGCAGGCGCGCTCGCACTGCTGCTCATCATAGAAGGCATGCTGCCATTTCTCAGCCCCGCGTGGCTGCGCAAATCCCTCAGCCAGATCGCGCAGATGGATGATCGCACATTGCGTACCGTTGGCTTCATCAGCATGCTGGTGGGGCTTGCTCTGTTATACTTTGTGCGTTAG
- the hflC gene encoding protease modulator HflC: protein MEKLKTLLPGVVIAVLALIYFSVFTVNERERAILFRLGEIVRSDFTPGLYLKLPVINNVRKFDARIHTAEAEPERYLTAEKKNVIVDSFVKWRIKNVADYYRSMGGDEARASQRLYQIVKDGLRGEFGKRTIQEVISGDRANIMQVLTTAANQQAHQFGIEVVDVRLRRVDLPKEVSLSVFQRMQAERERVAKDLRARGAEAAERIRADADRQRTVILAEAYSKAEQVRGDGDAQAAAIYAKAFGSDAEFYSLYRSLNAYKNTFKDKNDILVLDPGADFFKYFKNPRADGAR from the coding sequence ATGGAGAAGCTGAAGACATTATTGCCGGGAGTTGTCATTGCAGTACTGGCGCTGATTTATTTCTCCGTATTTACGGTTAATGAGCGCGAGCGCGCCATCCTGTTCCGGCTGGGTGAAATCGTACGCTCTGACTTTACGCCAGGGCTGTACTTAAAGCTGCCGGTGATCAACAACGTGCGCAAGTTTGATGCCCGCATTCATACCGCTGAAGCCGAGCCCGAGCGCTACCTGACCGCCGAAAAGAAGAACGTCATTGTCGATTCTTTCGTTAAATGGCGCATCAAGAATGTTGCGGACTACTATCGCAGCATGGGTGGCGACGAGGCGCGCGCGAGCCAGCGGCTCTACCAGATCGTCAAGGACGGGCTGCGTGGCGAGTTCGGCAAACGCACCATACAGGAAGTCATTTCAGGCGACCGTGCCAACATCATGCAGGTGCTGACCACGGCCGCCAATCAGCAGGCGCACCAGTTCGGCATCGAGGTGGTGGATGTACGACTGCGCCGCGTGGATCTGCCCAAGGAAGTAAGCCTGTCGGTGTTCCAGCGCATGCAGGCCGAACGTGAGCGCGTAGCGAAGGATTTGCGCGCCCGCGGTGCTGAGGCGGCGGAGCGTATCCGGGCGGATGCAGATCGCCAGCGTACGGTCATTCTCGCCGAGGCCTACAGCAAGGCCGAGCAGGTGCGAGGCGACGGCGATGCGCAGGCGGCAGCCATCTATGCCAAGGCCTTCGGCAGCGATGCCGAGTTCTACTCGCTCTATCGCAGCCTGAATGCCTATAAAAATACCTTCAAGGACAAAAATGACATATTGGTGCTTGACCCCGGTGCGGATTTCTTCAAATACTTCAAGAATCCGCGCGCCGATGGCGCCAGGTAG
- the hflK gene encoding FtsH protease activity modulator HflK: protein MAWNEPGGGDNNPWGTGSRKGASGPPDLDDIFRKLKQSLGGFGGARGGGGTGMRSPIPLIVGIIFAVWLASGIYIVDPAERGVELRFGKYTVTTLPGPHWHIPYPVETVEVVNVAQIRNVEIGFRSAGSARGSASAPRVPAESLMLTKDENIVDIKLAVQYRVKDAREYLFNVIDPDATLAQATESAVRETIGKSSLDFVLTEGRAEVMTRTDDVLQSVLDRYGSGLEVTSVNLQDAQPPEEVQAAFEDVIKSREDEQRLRNEAETYANDIIPRARGAAQRQIEESSAYKSRVVEQAFGEGSRFTQVLAEYRKAPAVTRERLYLDAMEQVLANTGKVMVDVKGSSNLLYLPLDRMNGERSPSSGQALERLLPPATTMAPQGSTQQDTRDRSRDRGER, encoded by the coding sequence ATGGCCTGGAATGAGCCCGGTGGTGGCGACAATAATCCGTGGGGAACAGGATCGCGCAAGGGCGCGTCTGGGCCACCCGATCTGGATGATATTTTCCGCAAGCTGAAGCAGTCTCTGGGCGGCTTTGGAGGCGCGCGCGGCGGCGGTGGTACAGGCATGCGCTCACCGATACCCCTGATCGTGGGCATCATATTTGCGGTATGGCTGGCCTCCGGTATTTATATTGTTGATCCGGCGGAGCGTGGCGTGGAGTTGCGCTTTGGCAAATACACAGTAACTACCCTGCCGGGCCCGCACTGGCATATCCCCTATCCGGTTGAAACCGTCGAGGTCGTCAATGTCGCGCAGATCCGCAATGTTGAAATCGGATTCCGTTCGGCTGGCTCCGCACGCGGCAGCGCCTCTGCGCCGCGTGTACCGGCCGAGTCATTGATGCTCACCAAGGATGAAAACATCGTCGATATCAAGCTGGCAGTGCAATACCGCGTCAAGGATGCACGCGAATACCTGTTCAACGTCATCGATCCGGATGCCACGCTGGCCCAGGCGACCGAGAGCGCAGTGCGTGAGACCATTGGCAAGAGCAGCCTGGACTTTGTGTTGACCGAAGGCCGTGCCGAAGTCATGACGCGTACGGACGATGTCCTGCAATCCGTGCTAGACCGCTACGGCAGTGGTCTCGAAGTAACCAGCGTCAACCTGCAGGACGCGCAACCCCCAGAGGAGGTTCAGGCCGCATTCGAGGACGTGATCAAGTCGCGCGAAGACGAGCAGCGTCTGCGCAACGAGGCCGAAACCTATGCCAACGATATTATCCCGCGCGCCCGCGGCGCAGCCCAGCGCCAGATTGAGGAGAGTTCTGCCTACAAGTCGCGGGTAGTAGAGCAGGCGTTTGGTGAGGGCAGCCGCTTCACCCAGGTGCTGGCCGAGTATCGCAAGGCGCCTGCCGTAACACGGGAGCGGTTGTACCTGGATGCGATGGAGCAGGTGCTGGCAAATACAGGCAAGGTGATGGTCGATGTCAAAGGCAGCAGCAACCTGCTGTACCTTCCGCTCGACCGTATGAATGGCGAGAGATCCCCGTCTTCTGGTCAGGCGCTGGAGCGCTTGTTGCCACCTGCCACCACCATGGCCCCTCAGGGCAGCACACAGCAGGATACGCGTGATCGTAGCCGCGACAGGGGAGAACGTTGA
- the hflX gene encoding ribosome rescue GTPase HflX produces MFDRPQQRHGGFERAVLVHVDFRAAEQREDLAELRELAVSAHTLPVAVVTGSRQQPNPKYFIGSGKAEELRACVEREQAEVVLFNHSLSPAQERNLEKLLQCRVLDRTGLILDIFAQRASSHEGKLQVELAQLQHIATRLVRGWTHLERQKGGIGLRGPGETQLETDRRLIRVRIRHLNKQLEKVAVQRGQSRKSRRKSTAPVVSLVGYTNTGKSTLFNRLTRSGVYAANQLFATLDPTLRRMYLAHNSHAILADTVGFIRHLPHDLVAAFRSTLQETQEADLLLHVIDAHDDNRHAAIEQVNAVLKEIGAEAVPQIEVYNKIDLIPEASPRVECDERGRVKRVWVSAVSGAGLDLLREAVTGYAAQRQSLYAGAEQRYNGHGDTRTECCVGEN; encoded by the coding sequence TTGTTTGATCGTCCCCAGCAGCGGCATGGCGGGTTCGAGCGCGCCGTACTGGTGCATGTCGATTTTCGCGCCGCCGAGCAGCGCGAGGATCTTGCTGAACTGCGTGAATTGGCAGTCTCTGCGCATACCCTGCCAGTTGCAGTAGTCACGGGCTCACGCCAGCAGCCAAATCCAAAGTACTTCATCGGTAGCGGCAAGGCCGAGGAGTTGCGCGCCTGTGTGGAGCGCGAACAGGCCGAGGTGGTGCTGTTCAATCATTCCCTGTCACCGGCGCAGGAGCGAAACCTGGAAAAACTGCTGCAATGCCGTGTACTGGATCGCACCGGGCTGATTCTTGACATTTTCGCGCAGCGCGCGAGTAGTCATGAGGGCAAGCTGCAGGTCGAGCTTGCCCAGTTACAGCACATCGCCACGCGCCTGGTGCGAGGCTGGACTCACCTTGAACGCCAGAAGGGTGGTATCGGCCTGCGTGGTCCGGGCGAAACTCAGCTCGAAACTGACCGCCGCCTGATCCGGGTGCGCATCCGTCACCTAAACAAGCAGCTTGAGAAGGTGGCTGTGCAGCGTGGCCAGAGTCGCAAGTCGCGGCGCAAGTCGACGGCACCTGTGGTCTCCCTGGTGGGGTACACCAATACCGGAAAATCCACCCTGTTCAACCGGCTGACACGTTCCGGCGTCTATGCCGCCAATCAGCTGTTCGCGACACTCGACCCGACACTACGGCGCATGTATCTTGCCCACAACAGCCATGCGATTCTTGCCGATACGGTCGGCTTTATCCGGCACTTGCCGCACGATCTGGTGGCGGCATTCCGCTCTACCCTGCAGGAGACCCAGGAGGCAGACCTGTTGCTGCATGTGATCGATGCGCACGACGACAATCGTCATGCCGCCATCGAGCAGGTCAATGCAGTGCTGAAGGAGATCGGCGCCGAGGCCGTGCCGCAGATCGAGGTATACAACAAGATTGATTTGATACCGGAAGCGTCACCGCGCGTCGAGTGTGATGAGCGGGGCAGGGTGAAGCGGGTGTGGGTGTCGGCGGTGAGCGGTGCAGGGCTGGATTTGCTGCGTGAGGCCGTGACCGGATACGCTGCGCAGAGACAGTCGCTGTATGCAGGCGCAGAACAGCGCTATAATGGGCACGGTGATACTCGGACCGAATGCTGTGTCGGTGAAAATTAA
- the hfq gene encoding RNA chaperone Hfq, whose product MTKGKTLQDPFLNALRKEGVPVSIYLTNGIKLQGQIESFDQFVVLLKNTVSQMVYKHAISTVVPSRNVKLPVAEDAEPDVGNA is encoded by the coding sequence ATGACCAAAGGGAAAACATTGCAGGATCCCTTCCTGAACGCGTTACGCAAGGAAGGCGTGCCGGTTTCGATTTATCTGACCAACGGAATCAAGCTGCAGGGCCAGATCGAGTCGTTCGACCAATTCGTGGTGTTGCTGAAAAATACTGTCAGCCAGATGGTGTACAAGCATGCCATCTCCACCGTGGTGCCATCACGCAACGTCAAGCTGCCCGTCGCGGAGGATGCGGAACCTGATGTGGGTAATGCTTGA
- the miaA gene encoding tRNA (adenosine(37)-N6)-dimethylallyltransferase MiaA, giving the protein MMLNPPAIFLMGPTASGKSDLALALAAQLPCEIVSVDSAMVYRGMDIGTAKPEPALRAKAPHHLIDIRDPSEPYSAAQFRSDALRIMAGITRAGRIPLLVGGTGLYFRALERGLSALPGADPVLRARLNAEAEQLGWSAMHARLAVADPAAAERIHPNDPQRIQRALEVYELSGVPMSVLQSATGCERLPYRVLKVVMAPPERSLLHGRIASRFKQMLAQGMVDEVRALYQRGDLSPGLASLRAVGYRQVWGFLAGEIRCDEMESRAIIATRQLAKRQLTWLRAEPGTRWFDSEAGDLLANVLKYCSTATT; this is encoded by the coding sequence ATGATGTTGAACCCTCCCGCCATTTTTCTCATGGGGCCTACGGCGTCCGGCAAGAGTGATCTGGCGCTGGCACTGGCCGCGCAGCTGCCATGCGAAATCGTCAGTGTGGACTCGGCCATGGTGTATCGGGGCATGGATATCGGCACGGCGAAGCCTGAACCTGCGCTGCGCGCCAAAGCACCCCACCACCTGATTGATATCCGCGACCCATCCGAGCCGTATTCCGCCGCCCAGTTTCGATCGGATGCGCTGCGGATCATGGCCGGCATTACCCGCGCCGGGCGGATCCCGCTGCTGGTGGGTGGTACGGGGCTGTATTTCCGGGCGCTGGAGCGCGGCCTGTCAGCACTGCCGGGCGCAGACCCGGTGTTGCGCGCCCGTCTCAACGCGGAGGCGGAACAACTGGGCTGGTCGGCAATGCACGCACGGCTTGCTGTGGCCGACCCGGCGGCGGCAGAACGTATTCACCCCAATGATCCCCAGCGTATCCAGCGTGCGCTGGAGGTGTATGAATTGAGTGGTGTACCGATGAGCGTGCTCCAGTCCGCGACGGGGTGTGAGCGCCTGCCCTATCGGGTGCTTAAAGTAGTGATGGCGCCCCCTGAGCGCAGCCTGCTGCATGGACGTATTGCCAGCCGCTTCAAACAGATGCTGGCACAAGGCATGGTAGACGAGGTGCGCGCACTGTACCAGCGGGGCGATTTGAGCCCGGGGCTGGCATCCCTGCGGGCGGTGGGTTACCGTCAGGTTTGGGGCTTTCTGGCGGGCGAGATTCGTTGCGACGAGATGGAGAGTCGCGCTATCATAGCCACCCGGCAGCTCGCCAAACGCCAACTGACCTGGTTGCGCGCTGAGCCGGGGACACGCTGGTTCGACAGTGAGGCCGGCGATCTTTTGGCGAATGTGTTGAAATATTGCAGCACAGCCACAACTTAG
- the mutL gene encoding DNA mismatch repair endonuclease MutL: MRTDAPSRIQPLAARLINQIAAGEVVERPASVVKELLENSLDAGAREIVIEIEQGGARLMRVRDDGCGIHKDDLALALMRHATSKIRALEDLERVQSLGFRGEALPSISSVSRLVLTSRTARDDRGWRVEGDGRELACEPQPAAHPCGTTVEVRDLFFNTPARRKFLRAERTEFNHLGDVVKRIALARFEAGISLRHNERTLYTLRPAHTPEEQTRRVAALCGEPFIEQSLRVEGMATGLALQGWIGRPTFSRSQPDLQWLYVNGRMVRDKQVSHAVRQAYQDVLYHGRHPAFVLYLTLAPEQVDVNAHPAKHEVRFREARLIHDFVFHTLHEALAQPQTTAGATVRMPATSAPTFAATVRPAQQVQHVMPLKVQEQMGVYQSLHAAPAPDDVAVTDAASAAIPPLGYALAQLQGIYILAENAQGLVLVDMHAAHERITYEGMKSALAGEGARAQPLLVPVTLATSEREAALVDEHAVWFSTLGFELDRAGPETVTIRQVPTLLKDADSATLVRDVLSDVLEHGVSMRISNETDRILSTLACHTAVRANRKLTQAEMNALLRDMERTERSGQCNHGRPTWVQVSLNELDALFLRGR, from the coding sequence GTGCGCACTGATGCGCCGTCCCGTATCCAGCCGCTGGCCGCGCGCCTGATCAACCAGATTGCGGCGGGCGAGGTGGTCGAGCGTCCGGCATCGGTGGTGAAGGAGCTGCTGGAGAACAGCCTTGATGCCGGTGCGCGTGAGATTGTCATAGAAATTGAGCAGGGTGGTGCACGCCTGATGCGCGTGCGTGATGATGGCTGTGGCATTCACAAGGATGATCTGGCGCTGGCGCTGATGCGGCATGCCACCAGCAAGATCCGCGCATTGGAAGACCTGGAGCGTGTGCAAAGCCTGGGCTTTCGCGGCGAGGCCTTGCCGAGCATCAGTTCCGTCTCACGCCTCGTGCTGACATCGCGTACGGCCCGGGACGATCGCGGCTGGCGGGTGGAGGGCGATGGCCGTGAGCTGGCATGTGAGCCGCAACCGGCAGCGCATCCGTGCGGCACCACGGTCGAGGTGCGCGATCTTTTTTTCAATACGCCGGCTCGGCGCAAGTTTCTGCGCGCCGAGCGTACGGAGTTCAATCATCTGGGAGATGTCGTCAAGCGGATTGCGCTGGCGCGTTTCGAGGCCGGGATCAGTCTGCGTCACAATGAGCGTACGCTCTACACGCTGCGACCGGCCCACACGCCTGAAGAGCAGACGCGGCGCGTGGCAGCCTTGTGCGGCGAACCGTTTATCGAGCAATCATTGCGGGTGGAGGGGATGGCCACCGGACTGGCGTTGCAGGGCTGGATTGGGCGCCCGACATTTTCGCGCAGCCAGCCCGATTTGCAATGGCTGTATGTGAATGGCCGCATGGTGCGCGACAAGCAGGTGAGTCACGCCGTGCGCCAGGCCTATCAGGATGTGCTCTATCACGGCCGGCATCCGGCCTTTGTGCTGTATCTTACGCTGGCGCCCGAGCAGGTAGATGTGAACGCACACCCGGCCAAGCATGAGGTGCGTTTCCGCGAGGCACGCCTGATTCACGATTTTGTATTTCACACCTTGCATGAAGCGTTGGCGCAGCCACAAACGACGGCGGGCGCAACCGTGCGGATGCCCGCAACGTCTGCGCCGACATTTGCAGCCACAGTGCGGCCTGCGCAGCAGGTGCAACATGTCATGCCACTCAAGGTGCAGGAGCAGATGGGTGTGTATCAGTCCCTGCATGCCGCACCGGCGCCCGACGACGTGGCGGTCACCGATGCCGCGTCCGCTGCAATCCCGCCACTGGGTTATGCGCTGGCGCAGTTACAGGGTATCTATATCCTGGCGGAAAATGCTCAGGGCCTGGTGCTGGTGGATATGCACGCCGCCCATGAACGCATCACCTATGAAGGCATGAAGTCGGCGCTGGCGGGTGAGGGCGCGCGGGCACAGCCGCTGCTGGTGCCGGTGACGTTGGCGACCAGTGAGCGCGAGGCCGCGTTGGTGGATGAGCACGCTGTGTGGTTCAGCACGCTGGGTTTTGAGCTGGATCGCGCCGGGCCGGAAACGGTGACCATCCGGCAGGTGCCGACACTATTAAAAGACGCCGACAGTGCGACACTGGTGCGTGATGTATTGTCGGATGTGCTGGAACATGGTGTCAGCATGCGTATCAGCAATGAAACTGACCGGATACTGTCAACACTGGCCTGTCACACCGCCGTGCGTGCCAACCGCAAGCTCACGCAGGCCGAGATGAACGCGTTGCTGCGTGACATGGAGCGAACCGAGCGCAGCGGACAATGTAATCACGGCCGTCCCACCTGGGTGCAGGTCAGCCTGAATGAACTCGACGCATTGTTCCTGCGTGGCAGGTAA
- a CDS encoding N-acetylmuramoyl-L-alanine amidase, with the protein MRTLSALLLALVSATTWAAPVQVEGVRVWPAPDNTRIVIDLSAPVEYQLNRTGDQLQIDLAHATLKRALPPIDAMRGLLAGLQVHTVEKGVRFALALTPGADAKSFVLKPYQQYGHRLVVDLSPLKPAVPTHLPAQAAVIGQESRAVVPPASREIVIAIDAGHGGEDPGARGRNGTLEKDVVLATARRLEALVRAEKGMRPVMIRDGDYYLSLRQRIQKARQHKADLFISIHADAFLHPNAKGSSVYTLSERGASSEAARWLAESENAADLVGGVSLEDKDELLASVLLDLSQTATSGASQVIAAEVLSSLNAVGNVHKPQVQQAGFVVLKSPDIPSILVETAFISNPKEEQRLRDPRFQQSLAEAIMRGARSYFARHAPPGSVLALREHVVNRGETLAGIARQYQTTPDQLRVVNRLSGDLLKVGEVLRIPVDEEDAPEVGTQTSLPKSADKAA; encoded by the coding sequence ATGAGAACCTTGAGTGCCTTGCTTCTCGCACTGGTTTCCGCCACGACTTGGGCGGCGCCCGTGCAGGTCGAGGGTGTGCGTGTCTGGCCTGCGCCGGACAATACGCGCATCGTCATTGATCTCAGCGCCCCGGTGGAGTATCAGCTTAATCGTACGGGTGATCAGCTTCAAATCGATCTGGCACATGCTACGCTCAAGCGCGCCTTACCCCCTATTGATGCCATGCGGGGACTGCTTGCCGGGCTTCAGGTACACACGGTGGAAAAGGGCGTGCGGTTTGCGCTGGCCCTCACGCCCGGCGCAGATGCGAAGAGTTTTGTACTCAAGCCCTATCAGCAGTATGGCCACCGTCTGGTGGTAGACCTTTCCCCGCTCAAACCTGCAGTACCCACGCATCTCCCGGCCCAGGCGGCAGTGATCGGGCAGGAAAGCAGGGCCGTTGTCCCGCCTGCCTCACGCGAAATCGTTATCGCCATTGATGCCGGCCATGGAGGGGAGGATCCCGGCGCGCGAGGACGCAATGGCACGCTGGAAAAGGACGTAGTGCTGGCAACGGCACGCCGTCTCGAGGCCCTGGTGCGCGCAGAAAAGGGCATGCGCCCGGTCATGATCCGCGATGGTGATTACTATTTAAGCCTGCGTCAGCGCATCCAGAAGGCACGCCAACACAAGGCGGATTTGTTTATCTCGATACATGCCGATGCCTTCCTGCACCCCAACGCCAAGGGCTCGTCGGTGTACACCTTGTCTGAACGCGGAGCGAGCAGTGAGGCCGCGCGCTGGCTGGCGGAGAGCGAGAACGCCGCTGATCTGGTCGGCGGCGTCAGCCTGGAAGACAAGGACGAACTGCTGGCCTCGGTCTTGCTCGATCTGTCACAGACCGCCACCAGCGGCGCCAGCCAGGTTATTGCTGCTGAAGTGCTGAGCAGCCTGAATGCTGTGGGGAATGTACACAAGCCGCAGGTACAGCAGGCCGGTTTCGTGGTGCTGAAGTCGCCGGATATCCCGTCGATACTGGTTGAAACCGCCTTCATCTCCAACCCGAAAGAGGAGCAAAGGTTGCGTGACCCGCGCTTCCAGCAGTCACTGGCCGAGGCCATCATGCGTGGTGCGCGTTCGTATTTTGCACGGCATGCGCCGCCCGGCAGCGTGCTTGCGCTGCGCGAGCATGTGGTCAACCGCGGCGAAACACTGGCGGGCATCGCGCGTCAATACCAAACCACGCCCGACCAGCTACGTGTCGTCAACAGGCTCTCCGGCGACCTGCTCAAGGTGGGCGAGGTGTTGCGCATCCCGGTCGATGAAGAAGACGCACCGGAAGTCGGCACCCAGACGTCACTGCCCAAGTCTGCAGACAAGGCCGCCTGA
- the tsaE gene encoding tRNA (adenosine(37)-N6)-threonylcarbamoyltransferase complex ATPase subunit type 1 TsaE, producing the protein METVGAALAHGLRAGLIIYLRGELGAGKTTLVRGLLHALGHSGTVKSPTYTLVEPYVLAGRDIYHFDLYRLTHPAELDAMGVRDYFRPDAVCLIEWPERASGLLPAPDIEVALQHAGAGRRVLLASHSAAGAASLARFAAATQVDEQ; encoded by the coding sequence ATGGAGACCGTGGGTGCGGCGCTGGCGCACGGGCTGCGCGCCGGGCTGATCATTTATCTGCGTGGCGAACTGGGTGCCGGTAAAACCACGCTGGTGCGCGGTCTGCTGCACGCGCTTGGCCACAGCGGTACGGTGAAGAGCCCGACCTATACGCTGGTAGAGCCCTACGTCCTGGCGGGGCGGGATATTTACCACTTTGATCTTTACCGCCTCACGCATCCTGCAGAGCTGGATGCGATGGGTGTGCGCGACTATTTCCGGCCCGATGCAGTGTGCCTGATCGAGTGGCCCGAGCGCGCCAGCGGCCTGCTGCCCGCACCCGATATTGAGGTGGCCTTGCAGCATGCGGGGGCAGGACGCAGGGTGCTACTGGCCAGCCACAGCGCGGCGGGCGCGGCCAGCCTGGCCCGTTTCGCTGCCGCCACTCAGGTGGATGAGCAGTAA
- a CDS encoding NAD(P)H-hydrate dehydratase, translated as MSASPWNLYRAAEVRALDRAAMDVFNIPGQTMMARAGRAAFNELRTHWPQAQRITVMCGVGNNGGDGYVLAHCVAQAGMAVTVLQVGDAARVQGDAQEARRTLLESGVSILPFAASGLHAADVIVDALLGIGLGREVAGEWRTAIEVINAAQTPVLALDIPSGLHADTGCVWGVAVQAASTVCFVALKQGLFTADGPDHCGNIVLHDLDLPPQLFERTRPAAVLLAPDNLVALAPRHRNTHKGDYGRVLVIGGDHGMPGAVRLAAEAAARTGAGRVTLATRQTHAVTLSGQRPELLCYGVAHGVELKPLLAAADVAVIGPGLGQSPWARELFSTWLESSALPCVVDADALTLLATEPVTRSGWVLTPHPGEAARLLGCSTTEIQADRFQAAQALQRRYGGVCVLKGAGTLVVSADGPIAVCAAGNPGMASAGMGDVLSGVIAALLAQGLNGGDAARLGVWLHATAGDRAAAEGGMRGLLAGDLMPYLRTLVNSL; from the coding sequence ATGAGCGCTTCCCCCTGGAATCTTTATCGTGCCGCAGAGGTGCGTGCACTCGATCGCGCGGCCATGGATGTATTCAATATCCCGGGCCAAACCATGATGGCGCGCGCAGGCCGCGCGGCATTTAATGAGCTGCGCACACACTGGCCGCAGGCACAGCGCATCACGGTAATGTGCGGGGTGGGCAATAACGGCGGCGATGGCTATGTGCTTGCGCACTGCGTGGCACAAGCGGGCATGGCTGTGACAGTACTGCAGGTAGGCGATGCCGCTCGGGTGCAGGGTGACGCGCAGGAGGCGAGGCGGACCCTGCTGGAGTCAGGTGTATCGATACTGCCTTTCGCAGCCTCCGGTTTGCATGCGGCGGATGTTATCGTCGATGCCCTGCTGGGTATCGGGCTGGGGCGCGAGGTGGCAGGCGAATGGCGCACAGCGATAGAAGTCATCAACGCCGCGCAGACACCGGTACTCGCGCTTGATATCCCCTCCGGCCTGCACGCCGATACGGGATGCGTGTGGGGTGTCGCAGTGCAGGCTGCAAGCACAGTGTGTTTTGTCGCACTCAAGCAAGGCCTGTTTACTGCAGACGGCCCGGATCACTGCGGCAACATCGTGCTGCATGATCTGGACTTGCCGCCACAGTTGTTCGAGCGCACCCGTCCCGCTGCGGTTTTGCTGGCGCCCGATAATCTGGTAGCGCTTGCGCCCCGGCACCGCAATACGCACAAGGGCGATTATGGCCGGGTGCTGGTGATCGGCGGCGATCACGGCATGCCCGGCGCAGTACGGTTGGCGGCAGAGGCGGCGGCGCGCACCGGTGCCGGACGGGTCACACTGGCGACACGTCAAACCCATGCAGTAACGCTCAGTGGGCAACGGCCGGAGTTGCTGTGTTATGGCGTAGCGCATGGCGTGGAACTGAAGCCCTTGTTGGCTGCTGCGGATGTGGCCGTGATCGGCCCCGGCCTGGGTCAGTCGCCGTGGGCGCGAGAGTTGTTTTCCACCTGGCTGGAGTCGTCGGCGTTGCCTTGCGTGGTGGATGCCGATGCGCTCACACTGCTGGCGACCGAGCCGGTTACGCGCAGCGGCTGGGTGCTTACGCCACACCCCGGTGAGGCCGCGCGCTTGCTGGGATGCAGCACCACAGAGATACAGGCAGACCGGTTTCAGGCCGCACAGGCGCTGCAACGTCGCTACGGTGGCGTTTGCGTGTTGAAGGGTGCGGGCACGCTGGTGGTGTCGGCGGATGGGCCCATAGCGGTGTGCGCGGCGGGCAATCCCGGCATGGCGAGCGCCGGCATGGGGGATGTATTGAGCGGCGTGATTGCCGCGTTGCTGGCGCAAGGGCTGAATGGGGGTGACGCGGCCCGCCTCGGTGTCTGGCTGCATGCGACGGCCGGGGATCGTGCAGCGGCAGAGGGTGGCATGCGCGGCTTGCTCGCGGGCGACCTGATGCCCTATCTCCGCACCCTGGTAAACAGTCTGTGA
- a CDS encoding SelT/SelW/SelH family protein: protein MAVKPRIEIEYCTQCRWLLRAAWLAQELLTTFEADLGGVTLIPGTGGVFEVRLGDVCLFSRKQHERFPESKELKQLVRDRIAPEKDLGHSER, encoded by the coding sequence ATGGCTGTAAAGCCGCGCATTGAAATTGAGTACTGCACCCAATGCCGCTGGCTGCTGCGTGCCGCCTGGCTGGCGCAGGAGCTGCTCACCACCTTTGAGGCAGATCTGGGCGGGGTGACGCTGATCCCCGGCACAGGGGGTGTCTTTGAGGTGCGCCTCGGCGACGTCTGCCTGTTCTCGCGCAAGCAGCACGAGCGCTTTCCGGAGTCGAAAGAACTCAAACAGCTGGTGCGTGATCGTATCGCACCGGAGAAAGACCTCGGCCACAGCGAGCGCTGA